The Pseudodesulfovibrio sp. S3 nucleotide sequence ATGATCGGGACCGGGACGTTCCTTTCCAGGTCTTCCAGAACGGCCTCCACCAGGGAGAGGGTGTTCAGGGCCACCGGATCGTCGGATTTGAGGGGGCAGGGATAGGCGCCGTTTTCACGCATGTCCTGGATCTTCTCCAGCCGGATGGCGGCCTGTCCTTCGTAGGAGATGGTGTTTGCCAGTCCGCACAGGGCGGCCACGCCGTCGAACAGGCGTCCGCAGCTGGAGGTCTTGGGCGCATTGATGCCCTTTTCCATGATCTTGGGCAGGAAACGGCTTTCCGCTGCGAAACGGTCAAGCCACGGCCATGCGTATTTGCCGGGTTCCCGGACGCCGATTTCCCACAGGGCAGCCTGGGCTATGCGCCACGGCTCCTTGACCGCTGCCTCGCCGCCGGGCAGCCGGATGCGCGAGAAATGGGCCAGTCGCTGGTTGTCCAGGGTCTGCGGTTCCACCATCAGGCATTCGCCGCCCCAGATGGTCCCGTCTTCGCCGTAGCCCGTGCCGTCCAGGGCCAGGCCGATGGCCGGGCCGGTGTGTTTGTTTTCGGCCAGAACCGCGTAGATGTGGGCGTAATGGTGCTGGAGCGATGCCACGGGGATGCCGAGTTCGCGGCCCAAGTCTTCGGCCAGGGTGGAGGTCATGTAGTCCGGGTGCAGGTCGCGCACGATGAGCTCGGGTTTGATCCGCAGGATGTCCTGCATGTGCGCCAGGATTTCCCGGTGAAATTCCAGGGTTTCCAGGTTTGACATGTTGCCGATGTGTTGGCTGGTGAAAGCCTGGTCGCCCTTGGTCAGGGTCAGGGTGCACTTGAGCTCCGGGCCAGTGCCCAACACCGTGGCCCCTTTCGCGGGAAGGAAGACAGGCGAGGGGACGAAGCCGCGCGCCCGGCGCATGAAGATGGGGTCTCTGGTGATGGTGTTGACCCGGACCACGGAGTCGTCGGTGCGGATAAGGATGTCCCGGTTGTGGAACAGAAAAACGTCCGCGATCCCGCTCAGCCGTTCCAAGGCCTCGTCGTTGTCCAGACAGATGGGTTCGGAACTCATGTTGCCCGATGTCATGACCAGGGCCGGTGCGCGGTGGGATGCGGTCTCGGCAAAGTCGTTGAGCAGCACATGGTGCAACGGGGTGTAGGGCAACATCAGCCCGATGAAGTTGGTGTCCGGGGCCACCTGTTCGGAAAGATCGAATGGCGTGCGCTTGGCCGTCAGCACGATGGGGCGGTGGATGCCGGTCAGCCAGGTTTCTTCAGCCGGGAGAATGTTGGACAGCTTGCGGGCGCTGTCCATGTCCGGGACCATGACGGCCAGGGGCTTGTCCGGGCGGTGCTTCCGCTCGCGAAGTCTGGCTACGGCCTCGTCCGATGAGGCGTCGCAGACCAGGTGGAATCCCCCCAATCCCTTGACTGCGGCTATTTTGCCTTCGGCCAGTTCGTGGGCCAGACGGCGCAGGGATTCGTCGCCCTGGGCAAAGACGAGTCCGTCCGGGGCCGTCAGCCAGGTCTTGGGGCCGCAACGGGGGCAGGCATTGGGCTGGGCGTGGAAACGGCGGTCAAGGGGGTCTTCGTATTCGGCCAGACATTCAGGGCAGAGCGTGAACTTGGCCATGGAGGTCTGGGGCCGGTCATAGGGGATGGAACGGGTGATGGTGTAGCGAGGTCCGCAATTGGTGCAGTTGGTGAACGGATAGCGGTACCGGCGGTTGTTCGGATCGTCCATGTCCGCCATGCAGTCCTGGCAGGTGGCCACGTCCGGGCTTATGAGCACGTTGTGACCTTCTCCGCCTGTGGATTTGAGGATGGTGAATCCGGCTTCGCCGTCCACCTCGGGCAGTTCTTGGAAATCCAGGGTGACGATCCGGGCCAGGGGCGGAAGCTTGTCGGCCAGATCCTCGGAAAAGGCCGACACCTGTTCAATGCTGCCCTGCACTTCGATGAGCACGCCGTCGGACGAGTTGTTGACCGTTCCGGTCACGCGGTTGTCCAGTGCGATGCGATAGACAAAGGGCCGGAATCCTACGCCCTGCACTTGTCCTGTGATGGTGAATCGCTGCCGCATTTGCATGGTTTCCCATACCTTTCCGGTGCGATTTTCGCAAGTGGGAATCAGGATTTTGCGAAATGTTTCAGGAGGCTGCGGATGCGTCCTTTGACCAGCCGCATGGGGGCGAAGGAAAGTTCGCGTTTCGGGGAGAGTTCGAAGCCGGTGGTGTCAAACAGGCCGGGCTGTTCCAGCGGATACCCGATGCCAGCCGGGTCTGTGCCCGACATGTTCCGTGTGGCGGCCTCGGCCCACAGCGGCACCCGGGCGGGTGTCAGGCCGAGCAGGGCATAGACCGCCGTGTCCAGGGCGATGCCGTTGTTCGAGGCGGCCAGCAACCCCAGTGGGAACGGTACGCCGTTGATGGGCCCGTCCTTGTGCAGTGGGTGGATGCCGTCCATGAAGTGGACGGCGCGCGGCAGAGCGGCATACACGTCCATGAGCATGGAGCGGAACAGTTCATGGCTGTGGCCGAGCCGGTTGTGGGCCAGGGCCTTGCGGAAGCCGACCACACAGCCGAACAGATTCTTGACCGCGCCGGATATGGTCATCTGGCAGTGGACCTTGAGCTTGGGGATGTTCAGGATGTGGTCTGCTTCAAGGGCGTCCCTGGAGATGCCGACGGTCCCGCCTTTCGAGAGGGCGAGCGGAACCGCGTTTTTCAGGCTGTGGACCTTCAGGCCGAGGCCGTTCATGGCCTTGCCAAGCCCTGAGTTCCTGGCAACGTAGGCCGCCGGACCGAACGCGGGCGAGTCGGCTACGGTCACCCGCGCCCCGCATTCCAGAAGGTAGACGCACGCTGCCCGGACCACCAGCGGATGCGTGGTGCAATGGCGGGCGTTGCTGCCGTTGACCAGGTTGGGTTTGATCAGCACCCGGTCGCCGGGATTCGGCCTGAACCCTGAATCCTCAAGGAGCAAGGCCGTGGCCCGGTCCAGCAGGGTGGATTCGTATTCAAGGATCCTGGCGATGGCGACCTGTTCATTCATGTTGGCGAGCATAGTTCGTGGGGGCGTTGTTTACAAGACTAACGGTTGCCATCCGTCGAAAGAAAGGCGAGAATTGCTCATGCACTCTCTGATTACCCTAATGGACGTTAGCGTGACCCGGAGCGGGAAGCGTTTGCTCGGCCCCCTTTCCTGGCGGTTGGAGCGGGGCCTTCATACCGCCGTGACCGGCCGCAACGGTTCGGGCAAGACCACGTTGCTCCGTTTGTTGCGGGGCGAACTCATGCCGGATGCCGGAGGAGAACGGATGTACGATTTCGGTGCCGGTCCACAGCGTTCCGTGGTCGGGCTGCGTCAGCGTATCGGTCTGGTTTCGCCGGACATGCAGGAGTTCTATTTTCTTCATGCCCCCCGCGTGTCGGGGCGCAATGTGATCCTGGCCGGATTCTTCGACACCCCGATTCTCTACGAACCCGTGACCCCGGAGCAGGAAGCGGCTGTCGACGAAATCATCGGGTTGTTGGATATCCGGGAACTGGCCGAGAGCGAGTTACGCACACTTTCCACAGGGCAGGTGCGCAAGTTGCTGGTGGCCCGCGCCCTGGCCCCAAGGCCGGATGTCCTGTTGCTGGACGAGTGCCTGGATGGGTTGGACATGGTGTCCCGGGCCGAGATTCTCCGGTTGCTGGATATGGCCGTCGGGTACGCCACCCTGGTCTGCGCCGCCCATCGGGCGGGAGATTTGCCGGACTGTATCGACCGTGCCCTGGTGCTGGACAGCGGGCTGATCATGGCCGAAGGAACGCGGCAACAGGCTTTGAAGGAACTGCGCGGTCTGGCCCCGGAAATGGTGGCCTGCGATCTGCCCGTAGCGCAGGAGTCTGCCGCATTCGACTATCTGCTCCGTATGGAGAATGTGTCTGTGGTCACTGGCGGCAAACGCATCCTGCACTCCGTGAATTGGCAGGTTCTCCCCGGTGAAAACTGGATAGTGCTCGGTGACAACGGTGCGGGCAAGTCGTCTCTGCTCAAGCTGATCACCAGCGAGATCGCGCCCTATGCCGATGACCCGCAGGGTGTGGGCGTCATACAGCGGCTCGGCGGCATGACCATGGACGAGGCCCGGCCCCTCATCGGCGTGGTCTCGCCCGAACTCCAAGCGCGATACGCCCGGGAGTTGGGGTGGGAAGTAACAGCCGAAGAAACGGTCATGTCCGGTTTCCGTGGCAGTGTGGGCATGTTGGATGAACCGACCGGTCCTGAAAAGCTCCAGGCGCAGAAGTGGCTTGAGATCATGGACCTCAAGGGGATGGGAACCCGGAGACTGAGGCACATGTCCTATGGACAGCAGCGCAGGGTGTTCCTGGCCCGGGCCATGGCGCCGAGGCCGAAGCTGTTGCTTCTGGACGAACCCCTGTCCGGGCTGGACCCAGTATCCCGCAAGCAAATGGCCGGCGTGATCCAACGGCTGGCCGAAGCCGGAACGCCGTTCATCATGGTCACGCATCATGCCGAGGACAGGGTCGCCGCCATCAATAAAGTCATGGTTCTGGAGAAGGGAAAACAACGGTTTTGCGGTTCCCGCGACGAGTACGAAACAACCCTTAATATGGGGTAGGGCCGTTGAACCTCCCTTCTTAATTCTCTTTTTTATTTTCAGAAAAGTCTTGACTTCTTGGTCCAAGTAGCCAAATGTGCTTTTCAATATGTCAGCGGCACCATGGGGTGCGGTCTCAGTTTGACCGGTGCTGACTTGAATAGAAACAGGTATATCGAGAAGCAGTGTGCGCATCGTGTACACTGCTTCGCTCATTTATACATCGATGCATAGCATCAGATCTCATTCCTTAGGAGTTTTTTCATGTCTAAGAACATTTATGTCGGCAATCTGCCCTGGTCCTCCACTGAAGACGAAGTCCGCGCGGCTTTCGAGGCCTATGGTCAGGTCTCTTCCGTCAAACTGATCGAAGACCGTGAAACCGGCCGCCCCCGCGGATTCGGTTTTGTTGAAATGGACGACGATTCCGCTGCCCTGGAGGCCATCGAGGCCCTGGACGGCAAGGAATTCGACGGCCGCAATATCAAGGTTAACGAAGCTAAGCCCCGTGCCGAGCGCCCCCGCTGGTAATTTCGCTTAGCGCGTAATCTGGCAATCTTTGCCCGTCTCTCTTTCGGGAGAGACGGGCTTTTTTTCTCCGGTCAGTCAGGCCGGTCAATATTCAGCAAGGAGATATTTTGGCCAAACCCAATTACAAGTTTGCAAAGCGTCAGAAAGAAATGGCAAAGAAAAAGAAGAAAGAAGAAAAATTGCAGCGCAAGCTGGAAAAGAAAGACGATGTCGATGAGTTCGAGGGGGATTCGGATGCCCCGGATCAGGATGTCGAAGAAGCCTGAGCACCTTCCCCGTACCCTGCATACGCCCAATGGATTGCCAAGACCCTGCTCAGCGGATATCATCCGCCACAGTTACCACTCACGCGGAGGCAGTCGTGCGGCATAAAGGCGAAGTGACCTGGTTCAACGAACAAAAGGGGTTCGGATTCATCTCCGGCGAGGACGGCAGGGACATCTTCGTCCACTACACTGAAATCATCCGCGATGGGTTTCAAACCCTTGAAGCCGGTGAACAGGTTTCCTACGGCCTGGTGGACGAGGAGATCGGGCCCAAGGCCGTTGAGGTCCGCCTCGTCAAAGACAAGAAGAAATCCCTGGTGCTCTAGCTGGGGGTCAAGCCCATTCCCGGTCGCATGGTCTGGCCGGTCAGATTCGTCTCATATCCGCCTTGATCACCGATCCTGGCTTTGACCTCATCGGTCCTGATGATTTCAATCAGGGTCCGAATGCGGGAATCCTGCATGTGTACGGTCGGGATGACCAGATCATACCGTTCATGGGCCAGCGGGACGAAGTCGAGGTCAAGGGCCTTGGCCGCGGCATAGATGCCCAGGCCGCAGGAGGCCGCTCCGGTGAGTACATTCACGGCCACGGCCATGTGCGTGAATTCTTCATTTTCGTATCCTGCGACTTCGCGCGGGTTGATGCCCGCTGTTTTCAGGTGGTGGTCCAGCAGGATGCGTGTTCCTGCTCCCCTCTGGCGGTTGATGAAGATAATGTCATCGCGGGTCAGGTCGGCCACGCCCCGGATGTTCAGGGGATTGCCCTTGCTCACGATGAGTCCCTGGTGCCGTATGGCCAGGTTGATCACGGTCACTTCGAGGCCCGGCAGGTAGCGGTCGAGGAACGGAAAATTGAAGTCGCCGGTTTCCGGGTCGAACAGGTGCGCTCCGGCGAACAGGGCCGAACCGGCCTTGAGCGCGGTCAGGCCGCCCATGGACCCGGCGTGGCTGGACACCAGGCGCAGGGGGTCGGCCAATCCCATCAGTTCGTTGGCGAGCAGGTCCAGGGTGTTGTCGTGGCTGCCCACATGGACCAGCACCCGGTCGAGTTCGCTTCGCGGCACGAGCAGTTCGGCCCGCACGGTTTCTCCCTGCTCGACGCCTTCCACATCCTCGCCGATATACGTCACGGCCTGGGCCTTGGTCATGGTGGTGATCATGCCTGCCCCGCGAGCCAGGGGTGCGGCCACGATATTTTTTCCGATGCGCCCGGCAGCCAGTCTGATGGCCTCGCGCATGCCCGCTTTGGACGGGGTTTTCCGGGCCAGGATCATGTCCGTTTCAATGCGTTCGGGTGTACCCTTGCCCATGAGCCAGTGCACCACGGGCGCAAGAATTTTTTCATGGCAGACGATGGCCGACACCGGATATCCCGGTGCGCCCACCAGCAACCGTCCCGGATGTCCGCTGCGCGCATCGGTCACGGCCAGCAGGGTGGGCTTTCCCGGCATGACCGAGATGCCGTGGGCCAGGATCGAGCCGATGGATTCGAAGACACGTTTGGAGTAATCCTTGCTGCCCGCGCTGGAACCCGCCCCGACCACCACCATATGACAGCCTGATTTTAGTCCGGCCATGACAGCCTGGCGCAGGGTGTCCTCGTCGTCGGGCACCGGGGTCGACCAGGTCATTTCAACGCCCCAGGCATCGGCGTATGCCTTGAATACCTGGGAGTTGGATTCAATGACCTGCCCGGCTCTTGGTTCTGGTTTGCCGAGAAAATCGAGTACCTCGTCACCGGTGGGCAGGAAAATGGTCTTCAGCTTCTCCCGAACCTCGACGTCATAGATGCCTGCCGAGATGAGTGCACCGATGTCCGACGGCATCAGTTCCCGGTTTTGGGGGATGAGCAGTTCGGTGGCCACGATGTCCTCGCCGATGCGGCGGACGTGCTGCCACGGAAAGGCCGGTGCGTCGATGAGCACCGTGACCTCATCCTTCTGCACCACGTTTTCGATCATGACCACCGCGTTCATGCCCTCCGGCAGGGGATTGCCGGTGTTGACGAACAGGAAGCCGTCCCCCTGATTCAGGGAGACAGATGCGTCTTCGCGGGCCATGAAGGTGGAGTCCGCCTTGACCGCAATGCCGTCCATGGCCGCAGCATGAAAGGTCGGAGAGGAATACTCGGCGTAGATCGGTCCGGCAGTGACGCGCCCGGCGGCCAGATGCGTGGGCATAACCTCGGTGCCGAGCAACGCGGAGCGGTCCAGGGCGGCCTTGGCCCGGGCAACAGCCTCTTCGGGTGGGATCGTTTGCAGATATATGTTTCTTTCGGTCATGGGGGCCTCCGGCGGCTCTCCGAGGGCTTGAGGAACCTTTTGAAAAAGGTTCCTCAAGAACTCCTCCAAAACTTTTTATTGCGCTTCGCGAGTTATGTGGCGCGTGTCAGATCAGATACCATATGAAATCGTTTTTCTGTTCCAACAAGAGCAAATCGGGTCTCTTGCGCCCCTCCCCCTTTTTTTTACCTCACTGCAAAGCGGCACCAAAAAAGTTTCGGAAAAGAGGGGGGATGGGGCCGGGGCGCTTCCTTTATTCGTACAGGAATTCGCCGTCCTTGTAGATGACCATTTCCGTGCCGCCCTTGAGGGTGGCGGTGACGGTTTTTTGTTCGGTGTTGACCAGGTCCCAGTGCAGTGCGGAGTCGTTGAAGCCGAGTTCCTTCTTTTTTGCCGCGTCCAGGGAGGACTGGTCACCCGCATAGGTGTCGGCGTAGGACGCGCCCACGGCCACGTGGCAGTTGC carries:
- a CDS encoding ATP-binding cassette domain-containing protein gives rise to the protein MHSLITLMDVSVTRSGKRLLGPLSWRLERGLHTAVTGRNGSGKTTLLRLLRGELMPDAGGERMYDFGAGPQRSVVGLRQRIGLVSPDMQEFYFLHAPRVSGRNVILAGFFDTPILYEPVTPEQEAAVDEIIGLLDIRELAESELRTLSTGQVRKLLVARALAPRPDVLLLDECLDGLDMVSRAEILRLLDMAVGYATLVCAAHRAGDLPDCIDRALVLDSGLIMAEGTRQQALKELRGLAPEMVACDLPVAQESAAFDYLLRMENVSVVTGGKRILHSVNWQVLPGENWIVLGDNGAGKSSLLKLITSEIAPYADDPQGVGVIQRLGGMTMDEARPLIGVVSPELQARYARELGWEVTAEETVMSGFRGSVGMLDEPTGPEKLQAQKWLEIMDLKGMGTRRLRHMSYGQQRRVFLARAMAPRPKLLLLDEPLSGLDPVSRKQMAGVIQRLAEAGTPFIMVTHHAEDRVAAINKVMVLEKGKQRFCGSRDEYETTLNMG
- a CDS encoding cold shock domain-containing protein, which produces MRHKGEVTWFNEQKGFGFISGEDGRDIFVHYTEIIRDGFQTLEAGEQVSYGLVDEEIGPKAVEVRLVKDKKKSLVL
- the hypF gene encoding carbamoyltransferase HypF, whose amino-acid sequence is MQMRQRFTITGQVQGVGFRPFVYRIALDNRVTGTVNNSSDGVLIEVQGSIEQVSAFSEDLADKLPPLARIVTLDFQELPEVDGEAGFTILKSTGGEGHNVLISPDVATCQDCMADMDDPNNRRYRYPFTNCTNCGPRYTITRSIPYDRPQTSMAKFTLCPECLAEYEDPLDRRFHAQPNACPRCGPKTWLTAPDGLVFAQGDESLRRLAHELAEGKIAAVKGLGGFHLVCDASSDEAVARLRERKHRPDKPLAVMVPDMDSARKLSNILPAEETWLTGIHRPIVLTAKRTPFDLSEQVAPDTNFIGLMLPYTPLHHVLLNDFAETASHRAPALVMTSGNMSSEPICLDNDEALERLSGIADVFLFHNRDILIRTDDSVVRVNTITRDPIFMRRARGFVPSPVFLPAKGATVLGTGPELKCTLTLTKGDQAFTSQHIGNMSNLETLEFHREILAHMQDILRIKPELIVRDLHPDYMTSTLAEDLGRELGIPVASLQHHYAHIYAVLAENKHTGPAIGLALDGTGYGEDGTIWGGECLMVEPQTLDNQRLAHFSRIRLPGGEAAVKEPWRIAQAALWEIGVREPGKYAWPWLDRFAAESRFLPKIMEKGINAPKTSSCGRLFDGVAALCGLANTISYEGQAAIRLEKIQDMRENGAYPCPLKSDDPVALNTLSLVEAVLEDLERNVPVPIIARRFHLGLITGLTELAYSFSLLMDIHHVALSGGVMQNLTIATELPLALQAAGLIPLMHKFLPPNDGCISLGQAAWGQRKLLLES
- a CDS encoding RNA-binding protein codes for the protein MSKNIYVGNLPWSSTEDEVRAAFEAYGQVSSVKLIEDRETGRPRGFGFVEMDDDSAALEAIEALDGKEFDGRNIKVNEAKPRAERPRW
- a CDS encoding DUF362 domain-containing protein, with the protein product MNEQVAIARILEYESTLLDRATALLLEDSGFRPNPGDRVLIKPNLVNGSNARHCTTHPLVVRAACVYLLECGARVTVADSPAFGPAAYVARNSGLGKAMNGLGLKVHSLKNAVPLALSKGGTVGISRDALEADHILNIPKLKVHCQMTISGAVKNLFGCVVGFRKALAHNRLGHSHELFRSMLMDVYAALPRAVHFMDGIHPLHKDGPINGVPFPLGLLAASNNGIALDTAVYALLGLTPARVPLWAEAATRNMSGTDPAGIGYPLEQPGLFDTTGFELSPKRELSFAPMRLVKGRIRSLLKHFAKS
- a CDS encoding molybdopterin biosynthesis protein, translated to MTERNIYLQTIPPEEAVARAKAALDRSALLGTEVMPTHLAAGRVTAGPIYAEYSSPTFHAAAMDGIAVKADSTFMAREDASVSLNQGDGFLFVNTGNPLPEGMNAVVMIENVVQKDEVTVLIDAPAFPWQHVRRIGEDIVATELLIPQNRELMPSDIGALISAGIYDVEVREKLKTIFLPTGDEVLDFLGKPEPRAGQVIESNSQVFKAYADAWGVEMTWSTPVPDDEDTLRQAVMAGLKSGCHMVVVGAGSSAGSKDYSKRVFESIGSILAHGISVMPGKPTLLAVTDARSGHPGRLLVGAPGYPVSAIVCHEKILAPVVHWLMGKGTPERIETDMILARKTPSKAGMREAIRLAAGRIGKNIVAAPLARGAGMITTMTKAQAVTYIGEDVEGVEQGETVRAELLVPRSELDRVLVHVGSHDNTLDLLANELMGLADPLRLVSSHAGSMGGLTALKAGSALFAGAHLFDPETGDFNFPFLDRYLPGLEVTVINLAIRHQGLIVSKGNPLNIRGVADLTRDDIIFINRQRGAGTRILLDHHLKTAGINPREVAGYENEEFTHMAVAVNVLTGAASCGLGIYAAAKALDLDFVPLAHERYDLVIPTVHMQDSRIRTLIEIIRTDEVKARIGDQGGYETNLTGQTMRPGMGLTPS